A stretch of the Massilia sp. W12 genome encodes the following:
- a CDS encoding tRNA-uridine aminocarboxypropyltransferase, translated as MMQEERQQPGLNAIPASSESATGRRAHCGRCLRAMRTCICDLCPDAARIDNQAALLIVQHPDEEKEAKGSARLLHLSLQHSVLQCSRDLGAAALYEMLYADGRQPVLLYPPDPGAPPPSPLRLAPQQMRLVALDATWRKSRALLRDFPTLVSLPRLALHAQQERRYLIRKAHAPHQLSTLEACALALAQVENAQQRYAPLLAAFDAFNARWLRFVP; from the coding sequence ATGATGCAGGAAGAAAGACAGCAACCCGGTTTGAACGCGATTCCCGCAAGCAGCGAGAGCGCCACAGGCAGGCGCGCGCATTGCGGGCGCTGCCTGCGCGCAATGCGCACTTGCATCTGCGATCTGTGCCCTGACGCGGCGCGCATCGATAATCAAGCCGCGCTATTGATTGTGCAGCACCCGGATGAAGAAAAAGAAGCCAAGGGCAGCGCGCGGCTCTTGCATCTGTCTTTGCAACACAGTGTGCTGCAATGCAGCCGGGATCTCGGCGCCGCCGCCTTGTATGAGATGCTGTATGCAGACGGGCGCCAGCCTGTGTTGCTGTATCCACCCGATCCCGGCGCGCCGCCCCCATCGCCGCTGAGGCTCGCGCCGCAGCAAATGCGTCTGGTTGCGCTCGACGCCACCTGGCGTAAAAGCCGCGCCCTGTTGCGCGATTTTCCAACGCTTGTCAGCCTGCCGCGCCTGGCCCTGCATGCGCAGCAAGAGCGGCGTTATCTGATCCGCAAAGCGCATGCGCCGCACCAACTCTCCACCCTGGAAGCCTGTGCGCTGGCATTGGCGCAAGTGGAAAACGCGCAGCAGCGCTATGCGCCATTATTGGCGGCGTTTGATGCATTTAACGCTCGTTGGCTGCGGTTTGTGCCGTAA
- a CDS encoding type II toxin-antitoxin system VapC family toxin, with translation MILLDTNVLSELMRPQPEQKVLQWIDTQAPSRLRISSLTVAEISLGIARLPDGKRKENFTRLAQALFEEDFAGKILPFDTAAAHHYAQIVAQREKAGRPISMADAQIAAICQNIPGPAALATRNVKDFAGLDIALINPWE, from the coding sequence ATGATTTTGCTGGACACCAATGTTTTATCTGAATTGATGCGTCCTCAGCCAGAGCAAAAAGTGTTGCAATGGATAGATACGCAAGCGCCTTCCCGTCTCAGAATCAGCAGTCTGACTGTGGCCGAAATTTCACTCGGCATTGCGCGCCTGCCGGATGGCAAGCGCAAGGAAAATTTCACCAGGCTGGCGCAAGCGCTGTTTGAAGAGGATTTTGCCGGCAAAATTTTGCCATTCGATACGGCGGCTGCGCATCACTATGCGCAAATCGTGGCGCAAAGGGAAAAAGCCGGCAGACCGATCAGTATGGCGGATGCGCAAATTGCCGCCATTTGTCAGAACATCCCCGGCCCTGCGGCATTGGCGACGCGCAATGTGAAAGATTTTGCCGGTTTGGATATTGCCTTAATCAATCCATGGGAATAA
- a CDS encoding plasmid stabilization protein — protein sequence MSTLTIRNLEPAIKTRLRVSAAIHGRSMEEEARVILGQALQAQEEKIGMGSKILQRRRAIFAEDEAAELLLPERREMPRSVEFEP from the coding sequence ATGTCCACCCTGACCATCCGTAATCTTGAACCTGCTATTAAAACCCGCTTACGGGTTTCCGCTGCTATCCATGGCCGCTCGATGGAAGAAGAAGCGCGTGTGATTTTGGGGCAGGCGCTGCAAGCGCAAGAAGAAAAAATCGGCATGGGCAGCAAGATTTTGCAGCGCCGCCGCGCAATTTTTGCTGAGGATGAGGCGGCCGAGTTGCTTTTACCTGAACGCCGCGAGATGCCGCGCAGCGTGGAATTTGAGCCATGA
- a CDS encoding GNAT family N-acetyltransferase: MPFPCHYTNSETQKTYLVTIGQSGHLTEIKAVAGPHDWGSVDWEIVGNQFLLHTIQSHPAKGTGLGSLLMHLAASEALQANCQRMQILSAAQSERSFYQMMGCTIDTTALASFNQQNFTQQEWAGLSSSCPVVADPSQVLVSSSASVYKRWS; encoded by the coding sequence ATGCCATTTCCATGTCACTACACAAATTCAGAAACCCAAAAGACGTATTTGGTAACGATTGGTCAGAGTGGCCATCTCACAGAAATCAAGGCTGTCGCTGGACCACACGATTGGGGCTCAGTTGACTGGGAAATTGTTGGGAACCAATTTCTTCTCCATACCATTCAATCACATCCAGCGAAAGGCACGGGCCTGGGCAGCCTGCTGATGCACCTCGCCGCCTCTGAAGCACTTCAGGCAAACTGCCAAAGGATGCAAATCCTGTCTGCGGCACAAAGCGAGCGCAGTTTCTATCAAATGATGGGGTGCACCATCGATACGACAGCTTTAGCCAGCTTTAATCAACAGAATTTCACTCAGCAAGAATGGGCTGGCTTGTCCAGTTCCTGCCCTGTTGTCGCTGATCCCTCGCAGGTGCTTGTCTCCTCGTCAGCGAGTGTATATAAGCGTTGGTCATAA
- the pdxA gene encoding 4-hydroxythreonine-4-phosphate dehydrogenase PdxA, with protein sequence MRAQALPVLAISCGEPAGIGPEISLRAAWAMRAQVSCVLFGDAAWLSTLAADLAQELPGLRLRAWNLADIKAGARPVFGADYLCVVDCSLAAPVAAGVLNRANAAGVLQMLDAACDACRDSWCQALVTAPLQKSVINDAGTPFSGHTEYLAARCGVAQVVMMLAGPAAMPAAPDYMLRVALATTHLPLQQVSAHITQAGLAQTLDIIAHDLRRDFGLPQPRILVCGLNPHAGEGGHLGDEEQRIIEPAIAAARARGLDVRGPYPADTLFQARHLIEADCVLAMYHDQGLPVLKYATFGRGVNITLGLPIIRTSVDHGTALDLAAQGLGLADDGSMRTALQVAAQMARARQR encoded by the coding sequence ATGCGTGCGCAAGCCTTGCCGGTTTTAGCCATCAGCTGCGGCGAGCCGGCTGGCATCGGCCCGGAAATCAGCCTGCGCGCCGCCTGGGCCATGCGCGCGCAAGTCTCTTGCGTGCTGTTTGGCGACGCCGCCTGGCTGTCCACGCTGGCCGCCGATTTGGCGCAGGAATTGCCGGGCTTGCGTTTGCGCGCCTGGAATCTGGCCGACATCAAAGCCGGCGCGCGCCCGGTGTTTGGCGCTGATTATTTATGTGTGGTCGATTGCAGTCTGGCCGCACCGGTTGCGGCCGGCGTGCTCAACCGCGCCAACGCCGCCGGCGTGCTGCAAATGCTGGACGCCGCCTGCGACGCCTGCCGCGATAGCTGGTGTCAGGCCCTGGTCACCGCGCCGCTGCAAAAATCCGTCATCAACGACGCCGGCACCCCGTTTTCCGGCCATACCGAATACCTCGCCGCGCGTTGCGGCGTGGCGCAAGTGGTGATGATGCTGGCCGGCCCCGCCGCCATGCCCGCCGCGCCGGACTATATGTTGCGGGTCGCCCTGGCCACCACCCATCTGCCGCTGCAACAAGTCAGCGCCCACATTACGCAGGCTGGATTGGCGCAAACCCTGGATATCATCGCGCACGATTTGCGGCGTGACTTCGGCCTGCCGCAGCCGCGTATTCTGGTGTGCGGCTTAAATCCGCATGCCGGTGAAGGCGGCCATTTAGGCGATGAGGAACAGCGCATCATCGAACCGGCCATCGCCGCCGCGCGCGCGCGCGGCCTGGATGTGCGCGGCCCTTATCCGGCGGACACCTTATTTCAAGCGCGCCATTTGATAGAGGCGGATTGCGTGCTGGCGATGTACCACGACCAGGGCTTGCCGGTGCTCAAATACGCCACTTTCGGACGCGGCGTGAATATCACCCTGGGCCTGCCCATCATCCGCACCTCGGTTGACCACGGCACAGCGCTGGATTTGGCGGCGCAGGGGCTGGGCCTGGCCGATGACGGCAGCATGCGCACCGCGCTGCAAGTGGCGGCGCAAATGGCGCGCGCACGGCAGCGCTAG
- a CDS encoding peptidylprolyl isomerase, whose translation MKKLQQTLRITALCAVLAASTGGAPAALAAGKSETVDSIALVVNDEVITRRELEIRLNAVVERLKKQRVELPSQADLMRQLAERMITERAQLQLAKEYGMRVDDIMLDRAIARIAEGNKMNLQQFRNQLEKDGIPFASFREEIRDEIVISRLREREVESKLIISDSEVENYLAEQSQQTQTAQEFNLAHILVRLPENASPEQIAQRRARAEDVMRQLRLGADFGKTAAAYSDSPEGLRGGEIGWRNPDRLPQLFVDAIAELKDGQITQILRSPNGFHILKVLGKRSLNQASAAIPTQSQQTRARHILIKVTPAMPLPEARKKIAELRDKLVNKTAKFEDLARQFSGDGSAAKGGDLGWLYPGDTLPEFEGAMNKLKLGEVSEAVETSYGLHLIEVLERKSDDVSKERQKQVARAALRERKMEEAVEDWARQVRDRAYVEYRIEELKQSDGKK comes from the coding sequence ATGAAGAAATTGCAGCAAACCTTGCGAATCACGGCGCTGTGCGCAGTTCTGGCGGCATCAACCGGCGGCGCGCCCGCCGCACTGGCGGCCGGCAAGAGCGAGACGGTGGATTCGATTGCGCTGGTGGTAAACGATGAAGTGATCACCCGCCGCGAATTGGAAATCCGCCTCAACGCCGTGGTTGAGCGCCTGAAAAAACAGCGCGTTGAATTGCCTTCGCAAGCCGACTTGATGCGCCAGCTGGCTGAACGCATGATTACTGAACGCGCCCAGCTGCAACTGGCCAAGGAATACGGCATGCGGGTGGATGACATCATGCTCGACCGCGCGATTGCCCGGATTGCCGAGGGCAATAAAATGAATTTGCAGCAATTCCGCAATCAGCTGGAAAAAGACGGCATTCCGTTTGCCTCCTTCCGCGAAGAAATCCGTGATGAAATCGTGATTTCCCGCCTGCGCGAACGCGAAGTGGAAAGCAAGCTCATCATCAGCGATTCCGAAGTGGAAAACTATCTGGCCGAACAAAGCCAGCAAACCCAGACCGCGCAGGAATTCAATCTGGCCCACATTCTGGTGCGCCTGCCGGAAAATGCCTCGCCCGAGCAAATCGCCCAGCGCCGCGCGCGCGCTGAAGACGTGATGCGCCAATTGCGCCTGGGCGCGGACTTTGGCAAAACCGCCGCCGCCTATTCTGATTCGCCGGAAGGCTTGCGCGGCGGCGAAATCGGCTGGCGCAATCCAGACCGTCTGCCGCAATTATTCGTGGATGCGATTGCCGAATTGAAAGACGGCCAGATCACGCAGATTTTGCGCAGCCCGAATGGCTTCCATATTTTGAAAGTGCTGGGCAAGCGCAGCTTAAATCAGGCATCCGCCGCGATTCCGACGCAAAGCCAGCAAACCCGCGCGCGCCACATTCTGATCAAAGTCACGCCGGCCATGCCCTTGCCGGAAGCGCGCAAGAAAATCGCCGAATTGCGCGATAAATTGGTGAATAAGACCGCTAAATTTGAAGATCTGGCGCGTCAATTCTCGGGCGACGGCTCCGCCGCCAAGGGTGGCGATCTGGGCTGGCTGTATCCGGGCGACACCCTGCCGGAATTTGAAGGCGCGATGAATAAATTGAAGCTGGGCGAAGTCAGCGAAGCGGTTGAAACCAGCTATGGTTTGCACTTGATCGAAGTGCTGGAGCGCAAATCGGACGATGTGTCCAAAGAGCGCCAAAAGCAAGTCGCCCGCGCCGCACTGCGTGAGCGCAAGATGGAAGAAGCGGTGGAAGACTGGGCGCGCCAGGTGCGCGACCGCGCCTATGTTGAATACCGCATCGAAGAGTTAAAGCAGTCTGACGGCAAGAAGTGA